A single genomic interval of Polynucleobacter necessarius harbors:
- the uvrA gene encoding excinuclease ABC subunit UvrA → MNNEIKIRGARTHNLKNINLDIPREKLVVLTGLSGSGKSSLAFDTLYAEGQRRYVESLSAYARQFLQLMEKPDVDTIEGLSPAISIEQKATSHNPRSTVGTVTEIHDYLRLLFARAGTPHCPDHDLPLEAQSVSQMVDTVLSMPKDTKLMILAPVVSERKGEFVDLFQDLQAQGFVRFRVRSGGGTANTAKSEIFEVDQLPAMKKNDKHSIEVVVDRIKVRPDIQQRLAESFETALLLADGKAMIVDMDTGKEMIFSSKFACSVCSYSLQELEPRLFSFNNPMGACPSCDGLGHQSFFDPKRIVAHPDLSLASGAIKGWDRRNQFYFKLLQTLAKHGGFDVEKPFESLSKKQQDLILLGSGDVTIPFEYINERGKNSIREHSFEGIVANFERRYRETDSMTVRQALSRYQNVQTCPECNGSRLRKEARFVKVGEKKQSRAIYEISALPLKEAKEYFEALELKGAKREIADKIVKEISARLRFLNDVGLDYLSLERSADTLSGGEAQRIRLASQIGSGLTGVMYVLDEPSIGLHQRDNDRLIGTLKHLRDLGNSVLVVEHDEDMIRASDWVIDIGPGAGVHGGEVVAQGTPAEVEANTKSLTGAYLAGREAIAVPEKRIPVNDRFLEIIGARGNNLQSVHAKIPVGLLTCVTGVSGSGKSTLINDTLHHAVAQHLYGSNAEPAAHDAIKGLEHFDKVMSVDQSPIGRTPRSNPATYTGLFTPIRELFAGAPASRERGYEAGRFSFNVKGGRCDSCEGDGVLKVEMHFLPDVYVPCDVCHGKRYNRETLDIRYKGKNIHEVLSMTIEQAHKFFEAVPVVNRKLKTLLDVGLGYVKLGQSATTLSGGEAQRVKLSLELSKRDTNKTLYILDEPTTGLHFHDIQLLLTVIQTLKQQGNTIVIIEHNLDVIKTADWIIDLGPKGGAGGGQIIATGTPEEVAKNEVSFTGRYLAPLLTRKAPAPVASKKKK, encoded by the coding sequence ATGAATAACGAAATCAAGATCCGCGGTGCCCGCACCCACAACCTCAAAAACATCAATCTAGACATCCCTAGGGAGAAATTAGTTGTCCTGACTGGTTTATCCGGTTCTGGCAAAAGCTCCTTAGCTTTTGACACACTCTATGCGGAAGGTCAACGCCGCTATGTTGAATCTCTTTCGGCCTATGCCCGCCAGTTCTTACAGCTGATGGAAAAGCCAGATGTCGACACGATTGAAGGGCTTTCTCCTGCGATTTCGATCGAACAAAAAGCAACTAGCCATAATCCACGTTCAACCGTCGGCACCGTTACTGAAATTCATGATTACTTGCGATTGTTATTCGCACGCGCTGGTACGCCGCATTGCCCTGATCACGACCTTCCATTAGAAGCGCAAAGCGTTTCACAAATGGTTGATACCGTGCTGTCGATGCCGAAAGATACCAAGTTAATGATTTTGGCTCCAGTAGTCAGTGAGCGTAAAGGCGAATTCGTCGACCTCTTTCAAGACTTGCAAGCGCAAGGCTTTGTGCGTTTCCGAGTACGCTCAGGTGGTGGCACCGCTAACACAGCTAAATCAGAAATTTTTGAAGTCGATCAATTACCCGCGATGAAGAAAAACGATAAGCATTCGATTGAGGTGGTGGTAGATCGTATTAAAGTGCGTCCTGATATTCAACAACGTTTAGCGGAATCTTTTGAAACTGCTCTACTCCTGGCAGACGGTAAGGCCATGATTGTGGATATGGATACTGGCAAAGAGATGATTTTCTCCAGCAAGTTTGCTTGCTCAGTGTGCTCCTACTCCCTACAAGAATTAGAGCCGCGCCTTTTCTCGTTTAATAACCCGATGGGTGCATGCCCCTCTTGTGATGGCCTAGGTCATCAGTCTTTCTTTGATCCAAAACGCATCGTTGCGCATCCCGATTTATCGCTGGCTTCTGGCGCTATCAAAGGGTGGGATCGTCGTAATCAGTTCTACTTCAAATTACTGCAAACCCTTGCCAAGCATGGAGGCTTTGACGTAGAGAAGCCTTTTGAATCACTTTCCAAGAAACAACAAGATCTGATTCTTTTGGGCTCTGGTGACGTCACCATTCCATTTGAATATATCAATGAGCGCGGCAAGAACAGTATTCGTGAACATTCATTTGAAGGTATCGTCGCCAACTTTGAAAGACGTTATCGCGAAACCGATTCCATGACAGTGCGTCAAGCACTCTCGCGCTATCAAAATGTGCAAACCTGCCCAGAATGTAACGGTAGCCGTTTGCGCAAAGAAGCTCGCTTTGTCAAAGTGGGTGAGAAAAAACAATCGCGTGCCATTTATGAAATCAGCGCCCTGCCACTAAAAGAAGCCAAAGAATATTTTGAAGCACTCGAACTCAAAGGCGCCAAGCGCGAAATTGCCGACAAGATCGTCAAAGAAATTAGCGCTCGCTTACGCTTCTTAAATGACGTAGGCCTGGATTACCTCTCTCTCGAGCGTAGTGCTGACACCCTGTCAGGCGGCGAAGCCCAGCGTATTCGCCTGGCAAGTCAAATTGGTTCTGGCTTAACTGGGGTGATGTACGTCTTAGATGAGCCTTCGATTGGACTACATCAACGCGATAATGATCGCTTAATCGGCACTCTCAAGCATCTACGCGATTTAGGGAACAGCGTTTTAGTGGTGGAGCACGATGAAGATATGATTCGCGCATCCGACTGGGTCATTGATATTGGCCCCGGTGCTGGAGTTCATGGTGGTGAAGTTGTAGCTCAAGGTACACCCGCGGAAGTGGAGGCAAATACCAAATCGTTAACTGGCGCCTATCTGGCTGGGCGCGAAGCAATCGCTGTTCCTGAAAAACGAATTCCAGTAAACGATCGCTTTTTAGAAATCATCGGCGCACGCGGCAATAATCTGCAATCTGTGCACGCCAAGATTCCAGTTGGATTGTTAACTTGTGTCACAGGGGTATCTGGCTCAGGTAAATCCACGTTAATTAACGACACCTTGCATCATGCGGTTGCTCAACATCTTTATGGTTCGAACGCCGAACCAGCAGCGCACGATGCCATCAAAGGCCTAGAGCACTTTGATAAAGTCATGAGCGTTGACCAATCCCCTATTGGCAGAACACCAAGATCCAACCCTGCAACCTACACGGGCCTCTTTACCCCTATCAGAGAGCTATTTGCTGGCGCTCCTGCCTCACGCGAGCGCGGCTATGAAGCGGGTCGCTTCTCTTTTAATGTCAAAGGCGGTCGCTGTGATTCTTGCGAGGGCGATGGCGTTCTCAAAGTCGAAATGCACTTCTTACCAGATGTGTATGTGCCCTGCGATGTTTGTCATGGCAAGCGCTACAACCGCGAAACCTTAGACATTCGCTACAAAGGCAAAAATATTCATGAAGTGCTGTCGATGACTATCGAACAAGCGCATAAATTCTTTGAGGCGGTTCCTGTAGTCAATCGCAAACTCAAAACACTACTGGATGTGGGTTTGGGTTACGTCAAGCTAGGACAAAGTGCAACTACCCTATCTGGTGGCGAAGCACAGCGCGTGAAGCTCTCACTTGAACTCTCTAAGCGCGATACGAACAAAACATTATACATCCTGGATGAGCCAACTACTGGCTTGCATTTCCATGACATTCAGCTCCTGTTAACCGTCATTCAAACGCTCAAGCAACAAGGTAACACGATTGTGATTATTGAGCACAACCTCGATGTCATTAAAACGGCTGACTGGATTATTGACTTAGGCCCTAAAGGCGGTGCTGGTGGCGGACAGATTATTGCTACCGGTACACCTGAAGAGGTTGCGAAGAATGAAGTGAGCTTTACTGGTCGCTACTTGGCACCATTGTTAACTCGTAAAGCACCGGCGCCCGTAGCCAGTAAAAAGAAAAAATAG
- a CDS encoding monovalent cation:proton antiporter family protein: MPSVLQLTLILLASGVAGVVIFRYFGLPPILGYLAIGVLIGPHAFGLANDSATVKYLAEFGVVFLMFSIGLEFNLNKLRAMRLIVFGLGGSQVILTMLLAIPASLVMNWIYPLSWHAAIALGGALAMSSTAIVTKLISDRAELETEHGRNVVGILLFQDLAVVFLLILLPSLGKNPSDLFVALTAASIKITVALVLIFFIGQSLMSHWFRLVAKLRSQELFMLNLLLIILGMAGLTEHFGLSLALGAFLAGMLISETPYRHQVEEDVKPFRDVLLGLFFITIGMLLDFNVIRDQWVLVLLLLVGPLAFKFSLIALLSRVFGSSPGISIRTGLCLTQAGEFGFVLLNQIDGLDLVDPTLSQAVLAAMLISMFCAPFLIEYSDRIAMRFSSNEWLLQSLALTRVAAKSVRNANHVVICGFGRSGQSLARMLDQEKIPYIALDLDPDRVKAAAAAGDNVVYGDASCENYLVAAGLSRAKAVVITYADTAASMRVLRQVEHLRPGMTVLVRTRDDADIAKLQAAGATEVVPELIEGSLMIASHVLLIMGVPMRKVVRRITTAREERYSLLRGYFRGAADDDFGSNESWRLHAITLLPHSQAIGKTLSELDLDKEGVNVQAVRRKGRNADYVKLEPTLDLRLESNDILVISGNSEATDLAEAKLI; this comes from the coding sequence ATGCCGTCAGTCCTTCAATTAACCCTCATTCTCCTGGCCTCGGGTGTGGCCGGAGTGGTTATTTTCCGCTATTTTGGTTTGCCCCCTATTTTGGGCTATTTGGCTATTGGTGTCCTAATTGGCCCACATGCCTTTGGTCTGGCAAATGATTCAGCCACAGTCAAGTATTTGGCTGAATTTGGCGTCGTTTTCTTGATGTTCTCAATTGGCCTGGAATTTAACCTGAATAAATTGCGGGCCATGCGATTGATCGTATTTGGTCTTGGCGGTAGCCAAGTCATTCTGACCATGTTGTTGGCTATCCCGGCAAGCTTGGTGATGAATTGGATTTACCCCCTTTCTTGGCATGCCGCAATTGCCTTGGGTGGAGCGCTGGCAATGTCATCAACCGCAATTGTGACGAAGTTAATTTCGGATCGCGCTGAATTAGAAACTGAGCATGGCCGCAATGTCGTGGGTATTTTGTTGTTCCAAGATTTGGCAGTGGTCTTTTTATTGATCTTGCTGCCCTCGCTCGGAAAAAATCCTTCAGACTTATTTGTAGCGCTTACCGCGGCATCGATCAAAATCACTGTTGCTTTGGTATTGATTTTCTTTATTGGCCAAAGCTTGATGAGTCATTGGTTTAGGTTGGTTGCCAAACTGCGCTCACAAGAGCTATTCATGCTCAACCTCTTGTTGATCATTCTAGGTATGGCGGGTCTAACTGAGCACTTCGGATTGTCCTTGGCGCTTGGCGCATTCTTGGCTGGCATGTTGATCTCTGAAACGCCTTATCGTCATCAGGTGGAAGAGGATGTCAAACCGTTCCGCGATGTTCTACTTGGCCTGTTCTTTATTACGATTGGTATGCTGCTCGACTTCAATGTCATTCGCGACCAATGGGTGCTGGTTCTGCTCTTGTTGGTCGGCCCCCTGGCCTTTAAGTTCAGCCTAATCGCCTTGTTATCCAGGGTCTTTGGCTCAAGCCCGGGGATCTCCATTAGAACGGGCTTGTGCTTGACTCAGGCGGGTGAATTCGGTTTCGTATTGCTGAATCAAATTGATGGTCTGGATTTGGTTGACCCTACTTTGAGTCAAGCGGTATTAGCCGCAATGTTGATCTCCATGTTCTGCGCGCCATTTCTCATTGAATACAGCGATCGCATCGCGATGCGCTTCTCCAGTAATGAATGGTTACTGCAATCGCTCGCACTTACTCGCGTTGCCGCGAAGAGTGTTCGCAATGCAAACCACGTTGTCATTTGTGGTTTTGGTCGCTCGGGTCAAAGTTTAGCGCGCATGCTAGATCAAGAAAAAATTCCCTACATCGCATTAGATTTAGATCCTGACCGGGTTAAAGCAGCTGCCGCTGCTGGTGACAATGTAGTTTATGGCGATGCCAGTTGTGAAAACTATTTGGTGGCTGCTGGTTTATCCAGAGCGAAAGCGGTGGTGATCACTTACGCAGATACTGCAGCAAGTATGCGAGTACTTCGTCAGGTGGAGCACTTGCGCCCAGGGATGACTGTCTTGGTCCGCACTAGGGATGATGCAGATATCGCTAAGCTTCAAGCTGCTGGCGCTACTGAAGTCGTGCCTGAACTCATTGAGGGCAGTCTGATGATTGCCTCACACGTGTTGCTCATTATGGGTGTGCCGATGCGTAAGGTGGTGCGGCGGATCACAACCGCCCGTGAGGAGCGCTATAGCTTGTTAAGGGGCTACTTCCGCGGTGCTGCAGATGATGACTTTGGCTCAAATGAGTCCTGGCGTTTACACGCGATTACTTTGTTGCCACATTCACAGGCAATCGGCAAAACCTTGAGCGAGCTGGACCTTGATAAAGAGGGCGTTAATGTTCAAGCGGTGCGTCGCAAAGGTCGTAATGCGGATTATGTGAAGCTAGAGCCAACTCTGGATTTGCGACTGGAATCCAATGACATCTTGGTGATCTCAGGTAATTCAGAGGCAACCGATTTGGCTGAAGCCAAATTAATCTGA
- a CDS encoding KpsF/GutQ family sugar-phosphate isomerase: protein MIAKNRERTLTLARDTLTIEAAALQTIRDRLEGVNADALILAVELLHGCKGRIVVSGIGKSGHIARKIAATFASTGSPAFFVHPAEASHGDLGMVTRDDVFVALSNSGETDELLTIVPIVKRTGAKLIALTGAPNSSLAKLADAHLDTSVEKEACPLNLAPTTSTTAALAMGDALAVALLDARGFEAADFIRSHPGGRLGRKQLMNVSEVMRSLADTPKISINASLQDALLEMTAKRMGMVVILDDKEKVFGILTDGDLRRLLEKTTNLGDIKLASATTADPRTILAELLAEEAIEMMEKHRINHLVVTDDKGHLLGALNLHDLFAAKVI from the coding sequence ATGATAGCTAAGAATCGTGAACGTACTCTAACGCTTGCGCGCGACACCCTCACTATTGAGGCTGCTGCACTGCAAACAATACGTGATCGCCTGGAAGGGGTCAATGCGGACGCCCTTATATTGGCGGTAGAACTGTTACATGGCTGCAAAGGCAGAATAGTCGTATCAGGCATCGGCAAGTCGGGTCATATTGCCCGGAAAATTGCCGCTACCTTCGCCTCTACCGGCTCCCCCGCCTTTTTTGTTCATCCCGCCGAAGCCAGTCATGGTGATTTAGGTATGGTCACTAGAGATGATGTATTTGTGGCGCTCTCTAACTCGGGCGAAACAGACGAGCTTCTCACTATTGTCCCCATAGTGAAGCGCACTGGCGCAAAACTGATTGCCCTTACTGGCGCACCGAATTCTTCTCTTGCCAAGCTCGCGGATGCTCATCTCGATACCAGCGTTGAAAAAGAAGCATGCCCTTTAAATCTGGCGCCCACCACCAGCACAACCGCAGCCCTTGCAATGGGTGACGCATTGGCAGTCGCCTTGTTAGACGCCCGAGGTTTTGAGGCTGCAGACTTTATTCGATCTCATCCTGGTGGCAGACTAGGACGCAAACAACTCATGAATGTGAGTGAAGTGATGCGCAGCCTTGCTGATACGCCGAAGATTTCCATCAATGCCTCGCTGCAAGATGCTCTATTGGAGATGACTGCAAAACGGATGGGTATGGTTGTTATCTTGGATGACAAAGAAAAAGTATTTGGCATATTGACTGATGGTGATTTACGTCGTCTTTTAGAAAAGACAACCAATCTTGGCGACATCAAACTCGCAAGCGCCACTACTGCTGACCCACGTACGATTCTAGCAGAGTTACTCGCTGAAGAAGCGATTGAAATGATGGAAAAACATCGCATCAATCATCTCGTCGTTACTGACGATAAAGGTCATTTGCTGGGCGCTTTAAATCTGCATGATTTATTCGCAGCCAAAGTGATTTAA
- a CDS encoding KdsC family phosphatase: protein MPSTFNTHNTNPLAQYPQAWDRASKVKILVLDVDGVLTNGQVWISADGKEALKAFDIQDGLGIKLLEQCGIPTAIITGRNSKMVLARCEELGIKHVHMGVEKKAIALEEVIKSLGLTSADCAVMGDDWPDLQMMKHAGLRICPAQGHEAVKEFSHLVTTQSGGNSAVREACDFILKAQGRYEALLTKARS from the coding sequence ATGCCTAGCACCTTTAATACTCATAACACCAACCCCCTAGCCCAATACCCACAAGCTTGGGATCGCGCTAGCAAAGTAAAAATCTTGGTTTTAGATGTGGATGGCGTGCTAACAAACGGGCAAGTCTGGATTAGCGCCGATGGTAAAGAAGCCTTAAAAGCCTTTGATATTCAAGATGGATTAGGCATCAAATTACTAGAGCAGTGCGGCATTCCAACCGCCATCATCACCGGCAGAAATTCCAAGATGGTTTTGGCTCGCTGCGAAGAGCTAGGCATTAAACACGTTCACATGGGCGTTGAGAAAAAGGCGATCGCATTGGAAGAGGTTATTAAATCTTTAGGCCTGACTTCAGCAGATTGCGCTGTGATGGGAGATGATTGGCCAGACCTGCAAATGATGAAACACGCCGGTCTGAGAATTTGTCCAGCACAAGGTCACGAGGCGGTTAAAGAGTTTTCGCATTTAGTAACAACCCAAAGTGGCGGCAATAGCGCCGTACGCGAAGCATGTGATTTCATTCTCAAAGCACAAGGTCGTTATGAAGCACTCCTCACTAAGGCGCGCAGCTAA
- the lptC gene encoding LPS export ABC transporter periplasmic protein LptC, with protein sequence MQLNPQQIKLGIARTLLRLLPLILMGALTLATYWLVQKNTPLEKSPLDRVCLHEPDYTIKDGALSALNELGNTKYRILGVKVTHYDDDASIDILTPRMRLFQTEKAPVTVKSDTGHLDGDLTILDLNDNATIFRPAQDATASQPATLRMLASSSYFRVLINDDIIETDRPITLEQGMSIMRSTDGGVFNNVEQSMVLSGQVKGRIERAPRSNP encoded by the coding sequence ATGCAACTCAACCCTCAGCAAATCAAACTTGGTATTGCTCGCACACTCTTGCGCCTATTGCCATTAATTTTGATGGGGGCGCTCACGCTAGCAACTTATTGGTTGGTACAAAAAAATACCCCTCTTGAAAAATCCCCTTTAGATCGCGTATGTCTCCACGAGCCAGATTACACCATTAAGGACGGAGCACTCTCCGCTTTAAATGAATTAGGCAACACCAAATATCGCATTCTGGGTGTGAAGGTAACTCACTACGATGACGACGCTTCTATCGACATCCTGACGCCTCGCATGCGCCTGTTTCAGACTGAAAAGGCGCCGGTAACCGTTAAGTCCGATACTGGGCATCTTGATGGGGATCTCACTATTTTGGATTTAAATGACAACGCTACGATCTTTCGCCCAGCTCAGGATGCGACTGCATCACAGCCGGCCACCCTAAGGATGTTGGCTAGCTCGAGCTATTTCAGAGTATTGATCAACGATGACATTATTGAAACTGATAGACCAATTACCCTTGAGCAGGGGATGTCGATCATGCGCTCCACAGATGGCGGAGTCTTTAACAATGTCGAACAAAGCATGGTGCTCAGTGGTCAAGTCAAAGGGCGCATAGAACGCGCCCCACGGAGCAATCCATAA
- a CDS encoding LptA/OstA family protein, with the protein MFAFNLLLPRVVVTLFLSLVLGTFIAIPAYAEKADQDKPVILEAEKVSANDVKQVYDLNGQILLIKGSIIVTGEDGHIAVDPQGYEFVDVVGTPEQVASFRQRREGVADEFMQGRGAQVTYDAKTEFLTLTGDASLKRLLNMQMLDQLNGWRIEYDDVKQSYRVVPPKDAKPEDPPLARAILLPRRKATLEK; encoded by the coding sequence ATGTTTGCATTCAATTTATTGCTACCTCGTGTTGTTGTCACCCTTTTTCTCTCTCTTGTTTTGGGTACTTTTATTGCCATTCCTGCTTATGCCGAAAAAGCAGATCAAGATAAGCCCGTCATACTCGAAGCGGAAAAAGTGTCTGCAAATGACGTCAAGCAAGTCTATGACCTCAATGGTCAAATCTTACTCATTAAGGGCAGCATCATCGTTACCGGCGAGGATGGCCATATTGCAGTAGACCCTCAAGGTTACGAGTTTGTCGATGTCGTAGGCACCCCCGAACAAGTGGCGAGCTTTAGACAGCGCCGCGAAGGAGTGGCAGACGAGTTTATGCAAGGACGAGGCGCGCAGGTGACTTATGATGCAAAGACTGAGTTCTTAACCCTCACAGGCGATGCCAGTTTGAAGCGCTTGCTCAACATGCAAATGCTCGACCAACTCAATGGCTGGAGAATTGAGTACGATGATGTTAAGCAATCCTATCGGGTCGTACCCCCAAAAGATGCGAAGCCAGAAGACCCACCCTTAGCAAGAGCCATTCTTTTACCAAGACGAAAAGCAACACTAGAGAAATGA
- the lptB gene encoding LPS export ABC transporter ATP-binding protein yields MTTDLTKANHAPTLSAHNLQKRYGSRTVVRDVSVQMRCGEVVGLLGPNGAGKTTSFYMIVGLVPLDGGNIVLDGTDITHLPIHERARMGLSYLPQEASVFRKLNVAENIQAVLELQVQGGKPISKAEIANRLDELLGDLQISHLRNNPALSLSGGERRRVEIARALASQPKFILLDEPFAGVDPIAVGEIQRIVRFLRDRQIGVLITDHNVRETLGICDHAYIISEGSVLAEGKPDQIIQNDAVRRVYLGENFRM; encoded by the coding sequence ATGACAACGGATTTAACTAAAGCCAATCATGCGCCCACACTCAGCGCCCATAACCTTCAAAAACGTTATGGCTCTAGAACTGTGGTTCGAGATGTATCCGTACAGATGAGATGTGGAGAAGTGGTTGGCTTGCTTGGCCCAAATGGCGCCGGCAAAACAACCTCCTTCTATATGATTGTTGGACTTGTTCCATTGGATGGCGGCAACATTGTTTTAGATGGGACTGATATTACCCATTTGCCTATTCATGAAAGAGCCCGCATGGGCCTCTCTTACTTGCCTCAAGAAGCTTCCGTATTTAGAAAGCTCAATGTAGCTGAAAATATCCAAGCCGTTCTTGAGCTACAAGTTCAAGGCGGCAAACCCATCAGCAAGGCTGAGATTGCCAATCGGCTAGATGAACTCTTAGGCGATCTCCAAATTAGTCATCTTCGCAATAATCCAGCCCTGTCTCTATCTGGCGGAGAGCGTAGACGCGTGGAGATTGCGAGAGCATTGGCTTCCCAGCCAAAATTTATCTTGTTAGACGAACCCTTTGCCGGCGTTGACCCTATTGCTGTTGGGGAAATTCAACGAATTGTGCGCTTCCTGAGAGACCGCCAAATTGGGGTGCTCATCACCGACCATAATGTCCGCGAAACCCTAGGCATCTGCGATCACGCTTACATCATCAGTGAAGGTAGCGTATTGGCCGAAGGGAAGCCAGACCAGATTATTCAGAACGATGCCGTTAGAAGAGTCTATCTGGGCGAAAACTTCCGGATGTAA
- the hpf gene encoding ribosome hibernation-promoting factor, HPF/YfiA family — protein sequence MNLKINSRHVEVTPAMRSHLEAGLAKIRKHFDHVIDVSAFLVVDKAKEKDLRQSAEITIHLKGKDLFAEAHNADLYHAMDAVVDKLERQVVKHKEKIQYHHHEKHFE from the coding sequence ATGAATTTGAAAATTAATAGCCGTCATGTGGAAGTGACCCCTGCCATGCGCTCTCATCTTGAGGCGGGACTAGCCAAAATTCGTAAGCACTTTGATCATGTGATTGATGTGTCCGCCTTCTTGGTGGTGGATAAAGCCAAAGAAAAAGATTTACGCCAAAGTGCTGAGATCACTATTCACCTTAAGGGGAAGGACTTGTTCGCTGAGGCGCACAATGCCGACCTCTATCACGCAATGGACGCAGTGGTTGATAAGCTGGAACGTCAGGTTGTCAAACACAAAGAAAAAATCCAGTATCACCATCATGAAAAGCATTTTGAGTGA
- a CDS encoding PTS sugar transporter subunit IIA, giving the protein MDALTNLFTPDCIALDIPAKSRSDAFAAAGDLFAKQTGIETNSVVEFLNAREDLGSTALGAGVAIPHGRVKGLKQPSAAFMRLQDPIEFAAPDDEPVSILIFLLVPEKATQQHLDILSSIAQILSDADARQNLLSSADPAKVCELLQHWGTAK; this is encoded by the coding sequence ATGGATGCCCTGACCAATCTTTTTACTCCCGACTGCATTGCATTAGACATTCCCGCCAAAAGCAGGTCTGATGCATTTGCAGCCGCCGGAGACTTATTCGCCAAACAAACCGGCATCGAGACAAATTCCGTGGTGGAGTTCCTGAATGCTCGTGAAGACCTAGGCTCTACCGCACTAGGCGCCGGCGTAGCGATTCCCCATGGCCGAGTTAAAGGCCTAAAGCAGCCGAGTGCGGCCTTTATGCGCTTACAAGACCCGATCGAATTTGCCGCACCTGATGACGAACCGGTATCGATTCTGATTTTCTTATTAGTTCCTGAGAAAGCTACTCAGCAACATTTAGACATCTTATCTTCGATTGCTCAGATACTATCGGATGCAGATGCTCGCCAGAACTTGCTGTCATCCGCGGACCCTGCAAAAGTTTGCGAGCTTCTGCAACACTGGGGTACAGCAAAGTGA
- the hprK gene encoding HPr(Ser) kinase/phosphatase — MLLDGVTAHQIFDDNVSDLKLSWIGGLEGVDRTFPPEAVKAAAASSDLVGHLNLIHPSRIQIFGEQEVDYHAALEPKQRQDQIASLISKTPPCVIVADGKSADPDLQLFCQRSSTPLFTTAISAAEVIDHLRTYLTKIGAPQITMHGVFMDILGLGVLLTGASGLGKSELGLELISRGHGLVADDAVDFARLGPDYIEGRCPVILRNLLEVRGLGLLDIRTIFGETAVRRKLKLRLIVQLVRRNDGEFERLPLEAQHIDVLGIPIRTVKIQVAAGRNLAVLVEAAVRNTILQLRGIDTLKEFIERQRVQMNAEADAVKSQGRLL, encoded by the coding sequence TTGCTCCTAGACGGAGTAACTGCTCATCAGATTTTTGATGACAACGTTTCAGATTTAAAACTTTCCTGGATTGGCGGCCTAGAGGGTGTCGATCGCACCTTTCCGCCAGAGGCCGTAAAAGCGGCAGCTGCCAGCTCAGACTTGGTGGGTCACTTAAACCTCATTCACCCAAGCCGCATTCAAATCTTTGGTGAGCAAGAGGTTGATTACCACGCCGCCTTAGAGCCAAAACAAAGGCAAGATCAAATTGCCAGCTTGATCTCCAAAACGCCACCCTGCGTCATTGTCGCTGACGGCAAAAGCGCAGACCCCGACTTGCAATTGTTCTGTCAGCGTTCTTCAACACCTTTATTCACCACTGCAATTTCCGCCGCAGAGGTAATTGATCACTTACGCACCTACCTAACCAAAATTGGCGCCCCGCAAATTACGATGCATGGCGTCTTTATGGACATCCTAGGGCTAGGAGTCCTCCTCACCGGTGCATCGGGGCTTGGAAAAAGCGAATTAGGTCTTGAATTGATTTCTCGTGGGCACGGTTTAGTAGCGGATGATGCGGTTGACTTTGCACGTTTAGGTCCCGATTACATTGAGGGCCGTTGCCCAGTCATCTTACGTAACTTGCTTGAAGTGCGTGGCCTAGGATTGCTAGACATTCGCACGATCTTTGGCGAAACCGCCGTTCGTCGCAAATTAAAACTTCGCCTCATTGTTCAACTCGTCCGCAGAAACGATGGTGAGTTCGAACGCCTGCCTCTGGAAGCCCAACATATCGATGTCTTAGGCATTCCGATTCGCACCGTCAAGATTCAAGTGGCAGCTGGTCGTAACTTAGCGGTACTTGTTGAAGCAGCGGTACGCAATACGATTTTGCAGCTTCGGGGAATTGATACCCTGAAGGAATTCATTGAACGTCAGCGCGTTCAGATGAATGCGGAAGCAGATGCAGTCAAGTCACAAGGTCGCTTACTTTAA